One part of the Corallococcus caeni genome encodes these proteins:
- a CDS encoding ribose-phosphate pyrophosphokinase has protein sequence MQPSRDFKVFAGNSNPALAQRICEYLQRPLGQATVDTFSDGEIHVEIGENVRGQDVFIVQSTCPPTNHHLMELLIMCDALKRASAGSITAVMPYYGYARQDRKVAARTPITAKLVADMLEVAGVNRVVSMDMHAGQIQGFFNMPSDHLYGSPVFLEDIRKRFPESGELVIVSPDAGGVERARAYSKRLNTGLAIIDKRRPRPNASEVMNLIGDVKGKDAILVDDMVDTAGTLAQAALALKDKGARRVVAYAVHPILSGPAIQRITDSVLEEVVFTDTVPLAPNARACPKIRALHTDALFGEAIARIHRADSLSSLFV, from the coding sequence ATGCAGCCGTCGCGTGACTTCAAGGTGTTCGCCGGGAACTCGAACCCGGCGTTGGCGCAGCGCATCTGCGAGTACCTCCAGCGTCCCCTGGGCCAGGCGACGGTGGACACGTTCTCCGACGGGGAGATCCACGTCGAGATCGGCGAGAACGTGCGTGGACAGGACGTGTTCATCGTCCAGTCCACGTGCCCTCCGACGAACCACCACCTGATGGAGCTGCTCATCATGTGCGACGCCCTCAAGCGGGCGAGCGCCGGCTCCATCACGGCCGTGATGCCGTACTACGGCTACGCGCGGCAGGACCGGAAGGTGGCGGCCCGCACGCCCATCACCGCCAAGCTGGTGGCGGACATGCTGGAGGTCGCGGGGGTCAACCGGGTGGTGTCCATGGACATGCACGCCGGGCAGATCCAGGGCTTCTTCAACATGCCCTCGGACCACCTCTACGGCTCGCCGGTGTTCCTGGAGGACATCCGCAAGCGCTTCCCGGAGTCGGGCGAGCTGGTCATCGTCAGCCCGGACGCCGGCGGCGTGGAGCGCGCGCGCGCCTACTCCAAGCGGCTGAACACGGGGCTGGCCATCATCGACAAGCGCCGCCCGCGCCCCAACGCCTCGGAGGTGATGAACCTCATTGGCGACGTGAAGGGCAAGGACGCCATCCTGGTGGACGACATGGTGGACACCGCGGGCACGCTCGCGCAGGCCGCCCTGGCGCTGAAGGACAAGGGCGCGCGCCGGGTGGTCGCGTACGCGGTGCACCCCATCCTGTCCGGCCCCGCCATCCAGCGCATCACCGACTCCGTCCTGGAGGAGGTCGTCTTCACGGACACGGTGCCCCTGGCGCCCAACGCCAGGGCGTGCCCGAAGATCCGCGCCCTGCATACGGACGCCCTCTTCGGTGAGGCCATCGCGCGCATCCACCGCGCGGACTCGCTGAGCTCGCTGTTCGTCTGA
- a CDS encoding 50S ribosomal protein L25/general stress protein Ctc, giving the protein MATDKSTLEAQAREGSGKGVARRLRSSGQVPAVVYGKHLKAPLHISVDPKAIRTAINTPHKLNTLIQLKLAGNDQQVLLKDYQMDPLTRDILHADFIAVRDNDQVKVNLPVVLTGKAAGVADGGLLTQIRRNLEVWALPGAIPLQIEVDVTNLKIAEAIHVNDVKLPEGVSVKTHVNYTIAVLSAPEAAEAAPAAAAAAAAAPAAAKAGDAKAADAKAPAAAAAKAPAKK; this is encoded by the coding sequence ATGGCCACCGACAAGAGCACCCTCGAAGCGCAGGCCCGTGAAGGTTCCGGCAAGGGCGTTGCCCGCCGCCTGCGCTCCTCCGGCCAGGTCCCCGCCGTCGTCTACGGCAAGCACCTGAAGGCGCCGCTGCACATCTCCGTGGACCCGAAGGCCATCCGCACGGCCATCAACACCCCGCACAAGCTGAACACGCTCATCCAGCTGAAGCTGGCGGGCAATGATCAGCAGGTCCTGCTGAAGGACTACCAGATGGACCCGCTCACCCGGGACATCCTGCACGCGGACTTCATCGCCGTGCGCGACAACGACCAGGTGAAGGTGAACCTGCCCGTCGTGCTCACCGGCAAGGCCGCGGGCGTGGCGGACGGCGGTCTGCTCACGCAGATCCGCCGCAACCTGGAGGTCTGGGCGCTCCCCGGCGCCATCCCGCTCCAGATCGAGGTGGACGTCACCAACCTGAAGATCGCGGAAGCCATCCACGTGAACGACGTGAAGCTCCCCGAGGGCGTGTCCGTGAAGACGCACGTCAACTACACCATCGCCGTCCTCTCCGCGCCGGAAGCGGCGGAAGCGGCTCCGGCGGCGGCGGCTGCGGCCGCGGCGGCTCCCGCGGCGGCGAAGGCGGGCGACGCGAAGGCGGCCGACGCCAAGGCCCCCGCGGCGGCCGCGGCCAAGGCCCCGGCGAAGAAGTAG